A stretch of Methanococcus voltae PS DNA encodes these proteins:
- the hypB gene encoding hydrogenase nickel incorporation protein HypB, translating into MHFVDVLTVGKDLLKANKKNADKNRNLLKENNVVAFDFMGAIGSGKTLLIEKLIENLKGDYNVACIAGDVIAKFDAGRMEKHGAKVIPLNTGKECHLDAHQIGHSLGDLDLKDIDIVFIENVGNLICPTDFDLGTHKRIVVVSATEGDDTVEKHPEIFKTANLTIINKIDLAEAVEADPKKMEADAKIINPEMDVLLTAVKKDIGFDEVANYIRTNINEKRN; encoded by the coding sequence TTGCACTTTGTTGATGTTTTGACAGTTGGGAAAGATTTATTAAAAGCGAACAAAAAAAATGCCGATAAGAACAGAAATTTATTAAAAGAAAACAATGTCGTGGCTTTTGACTTTATGGGGGCAATTGGTAGTGGTAAAACATTATTAATTGAAAAATTAATTGAAAATCTAAAAGGAGACTATAATGTCGCTTGCATTGCAGGAGATGTAATTGCAAAATTCGATGCTGGTAGAATGGAAAAGCATGGCGCTAAAGTAATTCCATTAAATACAGGCAAAGAATGCCACTTAGATGCACACCAAATCGGTCATAGCCTAGGAGACTTAGATTTAAAAGACATAGATATCGTATTTATTGAAAATGTGGGTAATTTAATATGCCCTACAGATTTTGATTTGGGAACTCATAAAAGAATAGTTGTAGTTAGTGCCACCGAAGGTGACGATACTGTTGAAAAACACCCTGAAATATTTAAAACAGCTAATTTAACAATTATTAACAAAATAGACCTTGCTGAAGCAGTTGAAGCAGACCCTAAAAAGATGGAAGCTGATGCAAAAATAATAAATCCTGAAATGGATGTTTTATTAACTGCCGTTAAGAAAGATATTGGATTTGATGAAGTTGCTAACTATATAAGAACTAATATCAACGAAAAAAGAAACTAA
- the wtpB gene encoding tungstate ABC transporter permease WtpB, with protein sequence MKIDKSFYMVFLSASIFILLFVSLPLITMLLNPGDVSGAIMDKEVIKSLEISLKAAGMSTLLALVFGVPLAYIFARNDFKGKSLIESIIDIPMAIPHSVVGIMILSFFYGSTIGEFLTNAGLKIVDNFWGIVAVMLYVGIPFMINSARDGFEMVDEELEHVSRTLGASRFKTFFNVSLPIIKNNLVSGSILTYARGLSEVGAILIVAYFPKTTPVLIMDRFNQFGLSASKPISVLMIIVSILLFTIFRLVRHKKVKN encoded by the coding sequence ATGAAGATAGATAAAAGTTTTTACATGGTATTCCTGTCCGCATCGATATTTATTTTATTGTTTGTTTCATTGCCTTTGATAACTATGTTATTAAATCCTGGAGACGTTTCAGGGGCTATAATGGATAAAGAAGTTATTAAATCACTTGAAATAAGTTTAAAAGCAGCAGGAATGAGTACGTTATTGGCTTTAGTATTTGGTGTGCCTCTAGCGTATATTTTTGCAAGAAATGACTTTAAAGGTAAAAGTTTAATTGAAAGTATAATTGACATTCCTATGGCAATACCTCACTCCGTAGTGGGTATTATGATACTTTCATTCTTTTATGGGAGCACTATCGGCGAATTTTTAACTAACGCTGGTTTAAAAATAGTGGATAATTTTTGGGGGATTGTAGCAGTAATGCTATACGTAGGAATCCCATTTATGATAAACAGTGCAAGAGATGGTTTTGAAATGGTGGACGAGGAATTAGAACACGTTTCAAGAACATTGGGCGCATCCAGATTTAAAACGTTTTTTAACGTCTCTTTACCGATTATAAAGAATAACTTAGTTTCTGGAAGTATTTTGACATATGCAAGAGGCTTAAGTGAGGTAGGTGCAATATTAATAGTTGCTTATTTCCCTAAAACAACACCTGTACTCATTATGGATAGATTCAACCAATTCGGTTTATCCGCTTCAAAACCAATTTCTGTGTTGATGATTATTGTAAGCATATTGTTATTTACAATATTTAGGCTTGTAAGACATAAAAAAGTTAAAAATTAA